From a single Adhaeribacter swui genomic region:
- the arsN2 gene encoding arsenic resistance N-acetyltransferase ArsN2: protein MNAIETIQLAKTVDRPAIIQLLNSLQLPTVDLPLVLDSFVVAKQQETLLGSCGLELYGTLALLRSLAVALHHQDQGLGAALLQATLDLAKTRGIKGVYLITNTAANFFEKRGFAPVERSRVPLAIQQTAQFGSVCPSSATVMCRSIF, encoded by the coding sequence ATGAACGCCATAGAAACTATCCAATTAGCCAAAACCGTCGATCGGCCAGCAATCATCCAATTGTTGAATTCACTCCAATTACCAACAGTAGATTTACCGCTGGTGCTGGATAGTTTTGTGGTTGCTAAGCAGCAGGAAACCTTGCTAGGGAGTTGTGGGCTGGAGCTATATGGAACCTTAGCTCTTTTGCGATCTTTAGCCGTAGCGCTTCATCATCAAGATCAGGGTTTAGGAGCTGCTCTTTTACAAGCTACTCTGGATTTAGCTAAAACAAGAGGAATAAAAGGAGTGTACTTAATTACGAATACTGCTGCCAACTTTTTTGAAAAAAGAGGATTTGCTCCCGTAGAACGTTCCCGCGTGCCCTTAGCTATTCAACAAACAGCTCAATTTGGTTCTGTGTGCCCTTCATCTGCTACTGTCATGTGCCGATCAATTTTTTAA
- a CDS encoding ArsR/SmtB family transcription factor produces MGVTKTQNFTEAQNQLANLAKALGHPARIAILEVILKRQSCICTHIVDELPLAQATVSQHLKELKAVGLIKGEIEGTSVCYCINEPVWEQSRDMLLNLFTVPLSGPKCC; encoded by the coding sequence ATGGGCGTTACTAAAACCCAAAACTTTACGGAGGCGCAGAATCAGTTAGCCAACTTAGCGAAAGCCTTAGGCCATCCTGCCCGCATTGCTATACTGGAAGTGATATTGAAACGCCAATCCTGCATTTGTACCCATATTGTAGACGAACTGCCCTTGGCCCAAGCTACCGTTTCTCAACACTTAAAAGAACTTAAAGCGGTAGGGCTAATAAAAGGCGAAATAGAAGGAACCAGCGTTTGTTACTGCATTAATGAACCTGTATGGGAGCAATCCCGGGATATGTTACTGAATTTGTTTACGGTTCCACTTTCTGGTCCTAAATGCTGCTAA
- a CDS encoding arsenite methyltransferase, translating to MQTAEELKQIVKEKYGEIALQSKTQNESSCCGATSCGVTDLTIMAEDYSHLSGYQATADLGLGCGLPTEYARLKEGDTVLDLGSGAGNDCFVARSIVGETGKVIGVDMTEAMIQKAKENAQKLGFANVEFRLGEIEDLPLAANRVDVVVSNCVLNLVPSKAQAFKETFRVLKPGGHFSISDVVLEGELPAGLQKAAEMYAGCVSGAMQQGDYLGIIKKVGFENVQVQKKRLINLPDDLLGNYLSAAELEAYKASGTGIYSITVYAEKPATACCEPGCC from the coding sequence ATGCAAACCGCTGAAGAACTAAAACAAATTGTAAAAGAAAAGTACGGCGAAATAGCGCTGCAAAGTAAGACTCAAAACGAAAGCTCCTGCTGCGGCGCTACCAGTTGCGGGGTTACCGACCTTACTATTATGGCCGAAGATTATTCCCATCTTTCCGGCTACCAAGCCACAGCAGATTTAGGCTTAGGCTGCGGTTTACCCACCGAGTACGCACGCCTGAAAGAAGGAGATACCGTACTCGACTTAGGTTCGGGAGCTGGTAACGACTGTTTTGTGGCTCGCTCCATAGTGGGGGAAACCGGCAAAGTAATCGGCGTAGATATGACCGAAGCCATGATACAAAAAGCCAAAGAGAACGCGCAGAAACTAGGTTTTGCAAACGTGGAATTTCGCTTAGGCGAGATTGAAGATTTGCCTTTAGCCGCTAATCGGGTAGATGTAGTGGTGAGTAATTGCGTGCTGAACCTGGTACCCAGCAAAGCCCAGGCTTTTAAAGAAACATTCCGGGTTTTAAAACCAGGTGGCCATTTTAGTATCTCGGATGTGGTGTTAGAAGGCGAACTGCCCGCTGGTTTACAAAAAGCCGCAGAAATGTACGCTGGCTGTGTATCCGGAGCTATGCAGCAGGGCGACTACCTGGGTATTATTAAAAAAGTAGGTTTCGAAAACGTGCAGGTACAGAAAAAAAGGCTGATTAACCTACCGGATGATTTATTAGGGAATTATCTATCTGCTGCTGAATTAGAAGCTTACAAAGCTAGTGGAACCGGCATATACAGCATTACCGTATATGCCGAAAAGCCTGCTACTGCCTGCTGCGAACCAGGTTGTTGTTAG